Proteins co-encoded in one Neoarius graeffei isolate fNeoGra1 chromosome 11, fNeoGra1.pri, whole genome shotgun sequence genomic window:
- the si:dkey-248g15.3 gene encoding uncharacterized protein si:dkey-248g15.3: MFYQSVPLYIRLSLGCGCLINSDRAESCFRGGLVKAKVSVLLFLRTMGDRNPDQEPQCGDNKECEKAKGKGKGHGPDHGHGPDHGHGPDHGHRPDHCQGKGPGRGKEGKGKPSD; this comes from the exons ATGTTCTACCAGTCTGTCCCACTCTATATCCGTCTATCTCTTGGGTGTGGCTGCCTTATAAATTCAGACAGAGCAGAGAGTTgcttcagaggtggactcgtcaagGCAAAAG TTTCAGTGCTATTATTCCTGAGAACAATGGGAGACAGAAACCCAG ATCAAGAGCCTCAG TGCGGTGACAATAAAGAGTGCGAGAAGGCTAAGGGCAAAGGAAAAGGCCATGGACCAGATCATGGCCATGGACCAGATCATGGCCATGGACCAGATCATGGCCATAGACCAGATCATTGCCAGGGTAAAGGACCTGGACGTGGAAAGGAGGGCAAAGGCAAGCCATCTGATTGA